The Chryseobacterium suipulveris genome window below encodes:
- a CDS encoding pyruvate dehydrogenase complex E1 component subunit beta yields MAEYTFREVIAQAMSEEMRKDQSIYLMGEEVAEYNGAYKASKGMLDEFGPKRVIDTPIAELGFSGIAVGSAMNGNRPIVEFMTFNFSLVGIDQIINNAAKIRQMSGGQWNCPIVFRGPTASAGQLGATHSQALESWYANCPGLKVVVPSNPYDAKGLLKTAIQDNDPVIFMESEQMYGDKMEIPEEEYYIPLGKADIKKEGKDVTLVSFGKIMKLAIQAAEDLEKEGISVEVIDLRTVRPLDYDTILNSVKKTNRLVILEEAWPFGSVSSEITYMVQQKAFDYLDAPIKRITTPDAPAPYSSALFAEWFPKLDKVKEELKKAMYIKA; encoded by the coding sequence ATGGCAGAATATACTTTTCGCGAAGTGATTGCACAGGCAATGAGCGAGGAAATGCGTAAAGACCAATCAATTTATCTAATGGGTGAGGAAGTGGCAGAATACAACGGTGCCTACAAAGCTTCAAAAGGAATGCTCGACGAGTTCGGCCCGAAAAGGGTGATCGACACGCCGATTGCGGAACTCGGTTTCTCGGGAATCGCGGTGGGTTCGGCAATGAACGGAAACCGCCCGATTGTGGAATTTATGACCTTCAACTTCTCTTTGGTGGGGATCGACCAGATTATCAATAACGCGGCAAAAATCCGACAGATGAGCGGTGGTCAGTGGAATTGCCCTATCGTGTTCCGTGGTCCTACTGCTTCTGCAGGTCAGTTGGGAGCGACGCACTCGCAAGCTTTGGAATCGTGGTATGCGAACTGTCCGGGTCTTAAAGTGGTAGTTCCTTCCAATCCTTACGATGCGAAAGGTTTGCTGAAAACCGCAATCCAGGACAACGATCCCGTAATCTTTATGGAATCCGAGCAGATGTATGGCGACAAAATGGAAATCCCTGAAGAAGAATACTACATCCCGCTCGGTAAAGCCGACATTAAGAAAGAAGGTAAAGACGTGACTCTGGTTTCTTTTGGAAAAATTATGAAGCTCGCGATCCAGGCAGCGGAAGATTTAGAAAAAGAAGGAATCTCAGTGGAGGTGATCGATCTTAGAACAGTGCGTCCGTTGGATTATGACACCATCTTGAATTCAGTAAAGAAAACCAACCGCTTGGTGATTTTGGAGGAAGCGTGGCCGTTTGGATCCGTTTCTTCAGAGATTACCTACATGGTTCAGCAGAAAGCGTTCGATTACCTCGATGCGCCGATCAAGAGAATCACCACTCCTGATGCACCTGCTCCATACTCTTCAGCACTCTTTGCAGAGTGGTTCCCAAAACTTGATAAAGTGAAAGAGGAACTTAAGAAAGCAATGTACATTAAAGCATAA
- a CDS encoding RHS repeat-associated core domain-containing protein, which translates to MKKIYFVLLITLGILHYAQPSVHDTQGNIEVNVDGQLQYTLPIETPPGIKSVAPQINLIYTSGTGTGIAGYGWNISGLTSISRMGKTIEKDGEFQGIRFNNNDFYSFNGQRLIYKSGGSGPVNTGVNGALSTTEKYSNIKVKAVGSVTGQEWQGPEYWEVTFEDGSQAWYGATTNGASSARTPLEYNIVKWKDAQGNYITYNYLLSNNVSVISSIQWGGNEELGKPHFNTISFNYIGRDLKENAYLNGIQFVQDKLLKSVVVSSSGSQFKKYVVSYNNDIVNNDNNKVVGYQFADTIKVFNSQNEAANPATFSTKKLSTSMQEKSFVDFSDVVGSGDYNGDGLIDFILKQTAQNGKPEGYYLYFDKLNNESSPFLYLGPSSDFSSFANFTIKPSNNIVKARQGLVTIKNIDSPSNPQSNGGIEIKCYSINLDPALLNTLNNPLVLEHSKFINPTDYLAGSSYPQFPPANYGYYIKSDAMSPKDIDVNLDGVSELIFTLYDKGYYKRQNPYPYEWVTVELGYRYVIIDQDDFASNTFTKINTPTTTNALESAFAMDFDNDKVLDIIKIEAPNYNNYESTNVTYYTRNKYSNAVLQRSVNTPVNVVSQYFVKKIGNSGNYKYVLTLKQRHSIKGLRNEVKFGDLNGDGNIEIITPLEKNLGSDSHIAGYSFYLNNGKTLSESFQGFIEYYNSNYIQNGYYEKSHNGIIDIDNDGKADFLSLYAGYNTQGSGFSNLILTKLNEFQYDPTNIQFKWSYKLTSLLTNHRGGNAIFPIYGDFRINNTNSKILFISNSLANSNDRKIISYFHYNLGSDKNISAINQGGITTSINYKELDPSVNSNFYAPAKVEQYPYMELDRLPQTFAVSQITQAGRKQDFRYRGMITHLHGRGMVGFRQTARSSWYADGLENTKVWSGIEIDPLNDSVPTKEWSVRPNNEDQIFDLSVNNSQILTLKQTTYQIDLVTGIAYNAIKAIVPKTNITKDFQKNITYETTITYDQFYLPKLTETTINGSFAKKTTELNYIHNQSGEGKNYFIGRPDYKIERVDAYGDTKWAKEVYTYNNNLLETLTKFDNNTVSWIREKYYYDEGSAQGFGNITKKEITNYVDAQIISSQAQYEPKGRFVIRKTDNLGLQTNYTYNDWGQILTESDVFGNIVTNSYDNWGKPTASTSTLSGTTTYDYYRDSSYNLRTTQNNPDGSIAIKFVNALGQNYKTVTKAFEQNKYVSKETKYDNIGRITYESIPYFENSISSNYASSYGSIISYNDSFFPAKVTAKEPYNGKEIETAVSGRVTTTTEKNGYLRTYTKTADALGNTINSSDPGGNIIFEYNANGQQTKASYGGNIVKTSYDEWGRKSAFYDPANGEYSYEYTGAGDIRKEISKNGYKKYTYRSNGLLDSVEERSNDNVATVKNYSFSYNQYWQIAAKSGTSNGKSYTTAYGYYSNGRFWGSTEYLEGREFRNWDTVYDSYGNIKSYKKQIVSNGVTTSVEIENFYSPWDGSLYQVKEKGNGKLLWELQSTNAKGQVENAKLGATQITNTYSQLGYISTAKHISPIDTIINNYYIFEGQKNELSLRYNYISGLNETFGYDNNNRLTSWTNPKTGQTSYNTYDEKGRITANDQIGNIGFNIGGNVYRASNIKLNANGMANYGIGGQNILLQNIKYNENNDPVKIRGRQNDYAFEYGLSANRQVMYYGGKFENNQNASFTKYYSEDASFEIKRNKWGQEKHVIYVGGSPYESNIVYIRSFGSSTTSVHFLHKDYLGNILAIVSEGGYPVERRHYDAWGKLTSLRIAGGLYDPDNYTGELLVDRGYTSHELLMGVQLIHMNGRLYDPLLRRFLNADENIQDPFNTQNYNKYGYVMNNPLLYNDPSGEFWVAGFFLTYIGPAIYAAIVGAGIGAAIYVAKGLFTNNWSWGGFAKSVLLGAVSGFATGGLANVFSATGFFATTGVGALTGGLGGGIDALFNGTDFLKGVLRGAAFGGSIAGISWGIAKIVKAATISAGNHEYRLSDSPINDIGNGSENVKYSYGTIQEFQDAYGGLGNYGVRNIYLKTPEGYGVAADGLFYKKSWWDNLWGLERNVAKGEILGVTFPSNDIYMSKAAFASKSQFVDTITHETAHVILQNSKSAALAASGVSTNMGMYARYLDNNGHVSIRKMSIELFNKNPWLKLPWRIPLYYFQNSQPALDKLLTPLIKPFNF; encoded by the coding sequence ATGAAAAAGATTTATTTTGTTTTATTAATTACATTAGGCATTTTACATTATGCCCAACCATCTGTTCATGATACTCAAGGAAATATCGAAGTAAATGTTGATGGCCAGCTTCAATATACCCTACCTATTGAAACACCACCAGGAATAAAAAGTGTTGCTCCGCAAATAAATCTTATTTATACAAGCGGAACAGGCACTGGGATTGCTGGTTATGGCTGGAATATTTCAGGATTGACCAGTATCTCCCGTATGGGTAAAACTATTGAAAAAGACGGTGAGTTTCAAGGTATTAGATTCAACAACAATGATTTTTATAGCTTTAACGGTCAAAGACTTATCTATAAAAGCGGCGGAAGCGGACCCGTAAATACTGGGGTGAATGGTGCTCTTTCGACAACTGAGAAATACTCCAATATTAAAGTTAAAGCGGTAGGTTCGGTTACCGGACAGGAATGGCAAGGTCCTGAATATTGGGAAGTAACATTTGAGGATGGTTCACAGGCTTGGTATGGCGCTACCACAAATGGGGCAAGTAGCGCGCGTACTCCCTTGGAATATAATATTGTAAAATGGAAGGATGCACAGGGAAATTATATTACCTACAATTATTTACTCTCAAATAATGTATCGGTGATCTCTTCCATACAATGGGGAGGAAATGAGGAACTGGGGAAACCCCACTTTAATACCATTTCTTTTAACTATATCGGAAGAGACTTAAAGGAGAACGCCTATTTAAATGGGATACAGTTCGTTCAAGATAAATTGTTAAAGAGTGTTGTCGTATCTTCCAGTGGCAGTCAGTTTAAAAAATATGTTGTTAGTTATAATAATGATATCGTAAATAATGACAATAATAAAGTTGTGGGCTATCAGTTTGCAGACACTATAAAGGTATTTAATTCGCAAAATGAAGCAGCTAATCCCGCAACATTCTCTACCAAAAAACTATCGACCAGCATGCAGGAAAAATCTTTCGTAGATTTTAGCGATGTTGTCGGATCCGGTGATTACAATGGTGATGGTTTGATAGACTTTATTTTAAAGCAAACCGCCCAAAATGGCAAACCCGAAGGATATTATTTATATTTTGACAAATTAAATAATGAGTCGTCACCATTTTTATATCTGGGACCTTCTTCAGATTTTTCGAGTTTTGCAAATTTTACCATCAAGCCGTCCAACAATATCGTTAAAGCGAGACAAGGTTTAGTCACTATAAAAAATATAGATAGTCCATCAAATCCACAAAGTAACGGCGGGATAGAGATAAAGTGCTATTCCATTAATCTCGATCCTGCCTTGTTGAACACTTTAAATAACCCTCTTGTTTTAGAGCACTCCAAATTTATCAATCCGACTGACTATTTGGCTGGTTCTTCTTATCCCCAGTTCCCACCGGCAAATTATGGATACTATATAAAATCCGATGCCATGAGTCCCAAAGATATTGATGTGAATTTAGACGGGGTTTCGGAATTGATTTTTACGTTATATGATAAGGGTTATTACAAGCGACAAAATCCATATCCGTATGAATGGGTGACTGTGGAATTAGGATACCGATACGTGATTATTGACCAGGACGACTTCGCCTCCAATACATTTACAAAAATAAACACGCCAACCACTACCAACGCGCTGGAATCTGCATTCGCAATGGACTTTGACAATGATAAAGTATTGGATATAATAAAAATTGAAGCCCCAAATTATAATAATTATGAAAGTACGAATGTAACATATTACACAAGAAATAAGTATTCCAATGCAGTTTTACAACGGAGCGTAAATACTCCGGTTAATGTGGTATCGCAATATTTCGTAAAAAAAATTGGAAATAGTGGCAACTACAAATATGTTTTAACACTCAAACAACGACATTCTATTAAGGGTCTCAGAAATGAAGTAAAGTTTGGCGATTTAAACGGAGACGGAAATATTGAAATAATAACGCCTTTAGAAAAAAATCTTGGATCTGATAGTCATATTGCAGGATATTCATTCTATTTAAATAACGGGAAAACTTTATCGGAATCATTTCAGGGTTTTATTGAATATTACAATAGCAATTACATACAGAACGGCTACTATGAAAAGTCCCACAATGGTATCATTGACATTGATAATGATGGCAAGGCAGATTTTTTGAGTCTTTATGCAGGTTATAATACACAGGGAAGCGGTTTCAGTAATTTAATTCTTACTAAATTAAACGAATTTCAATATGATCCAACCAACATCCAATTCAAATGGTCATATAAGCTGACAAGCCTCTTGACCAACCATAGAGGAGGAAATGCGATTTTTCCGATATACGGAGATTTTAGAATAAACAATACCAATTCAAAAATATTGTTTATTTCGAATTCACTCGCCAATTCCAATGACAGAAAAATTATTAGCTACTTCCATTATAATTTGGGAAGCGATAAAAATATTTCCGCAATAAATCAAGGCGGTATAACTACCTCTATCAACTACAAAGAGTTGGACCCATCTGTAAACAGCAATTTTTACGCACCTGCTAAAGTTGAGCAATATCCCTATATGGAGCTGGATAGACTTCCGCAGACATTTGCGGTTTCCCAAATAACGCAGGCCGGAAGGAAGCAGGATTTCCGCTATAGAGGCATGATCACGCATTTGCATGGAAGAGGTATGGTTGGTTTTCGCCAAACAGCACGTAGCTCTTGGTATGCGGATGGCTTGGAAAACACTAAAGTATGGAGCGGAATAGAGATTGACCCATTAAACGACTCTGTACCTACTAAAGAATGGAGCGTAAGACCAAATAATGAAGATCAAATTTTCGATTTGTCGGTTAATAATTCGCAAATTCTAACCCTAAAGCAAACTACCTATCAAATAGACCTGGTTACAGGAATTGCCTATAATGCTATAAAGGCCATAGTGCCTAAGACAAATATTACAAAAGATTTCCAAAAAAATATAACGTATGAAACCACCATTACCTACGACCAATTTTATCTGCCCAAATTAACCGAAACTACAATTAACGGAAGTTTTGCCAAGAAAACGACCGAATTAAATTATATCCACAATCAGTCAGGCGAAGGTAAAAACTATTTTATAGGGAGACCAGATTACAAAATAGAAAGAGTGGACGCCTACGGTGACACAAAATGGGCTAAGGAAGTCTATACCTATAATAACAACCTCCTTGAAACTCTCACGAAATTTGATAACAACACTGTGAGTTGGATTAGGGAAAAATATTATTATGATGAGGGCTCTGCACAAGGCTTTGGAAATATCACAAAAAAGGAAATAACTAATTACGTAGATGCGCAAATCATTTCCAGCCAAGCTCAGTACGAACCAAAAGGAAGGTTCGTCATCAGGAAGACTGACAATCTGGGACTACAGACCAATTATACATACAACGACTGGGGACAAATCCTAACAGAATCAGATGTCTTCGGCAATATCGTCACCAACAGTTATGATAATTGGGGAAAACCAACCGCATCTACCAGCACCCTCTCAGGAACCACAACTTATGACTATTATAGAGATAGTTCATATAATCTAAGGACGACTCAGAACAATCCCGATGGGAGCATAGCCATAAAGTTTGTCAATGCACTTGGGCAAAACTATAAAACGGTTACAAAAGCTTTTGAACAAAATAAATATGTGTCCAAAGAAACAAAATATGATAATATAGGCAGAATAACTTATGAAAGCATTCCCTATTTTGAGAATAGCATTTCATCTAATTACGCAAGCTCCTACGGTAGTATAATTAGTTATAATGACAGTTTTTTTCCTGCGAAAGTTACCGCTAAAGAGCCATATAATGGAAAGGAGATTGAAACAGCAGTATCGGGAAGAGTGACTACGACAACCGAAAAGAACGGATATTTGCGAACCTATACAAAAACTGCAGATGCACTTGGGAATACCATAAACTCTTCTGACCCAGGCGGAAATATAATTTTCGAATACAATGCAAATGGCCAGCAAACCAAGGCATCTTATGGGGGAAATATTGTTAAGACCTCATATGATGAATGGGGCAGAAAGTCGGCTTTCTATGATCCAGCAAATGGCGAATATTCTTATGAATATACTGGTGCAGGCGATATTCGAAAGGAAATTAGCAAGAATGGATACAAAAAATATACTTATAGGTCAAATGGTTTGCTGGATTCCGTAGAAGAAAGATCGAATGACAATGTCGCAACCGTTAAAAATTACAGTTTTTCCTATAACCAATACTGGCAGATAGCGGCCAAATCCGGTACGTCAAACGGAAAATCTTACACGACCGCTTACGGATATTACTCCAATGGCAGATTTTGGGGGTCAACAGAATATTTAGAAGGAAGGGAATTCCGTAATTGGGATACGGTTTATGATTCCTATGGAAACATCAAGAGTTATAAAAAGCAAATCGTATCGAACGGAGTTACCACTTCTGTAGAGATTGAAAACTTTTACAGCCCCTGGGACGGTTCACTATATCAGGTAAAGGAAAAGGGAAATGGAAAATTATTATGGGAACTACAATCTACTAATGCGAAGGGACAGGTTGAAAATGCCAAACTCGGTGCCACGCAGATTACCAATACTTATTCACAGTTAGGATATATATCTACTGCCAAGCACATTTCGCCAATCGATACCATAATTAACAACTATTATATTTTCGAGGGACAAAAAAATGAGCTATCTCTTCGGTATAACTATATTTCGGGACTTAATGAAACTTTCGGTTACGATAACAATAACCGACTCACCAGCTGGACCAACCCTAAAACAGGACAGACATCCTATAACACCTATGATGAAAAAGGAAGAATTACCGCCAATGACCAAATAGGTAATATAGGATTCAATATTGGCGGAAATGTTTATCGTGCTTCGAACATCAAGCTCAACGCCAACGGGATGGCAAATTATGGCATCGGTGGGCAGAACATCTTGCTTCAGAACATTAAGTACAATGAAAATAACGACCCAGTAAAAATAAGGGGCCGCCAAAACGACTACGCTTTCGAGTACGGTCTTAGTGCAAACAGGCAGGTGATGTACTATGGCGGCAAATTTGAAAACAATCAGAACGCAAGCTTCACAAAGTACTACAGCGAGGATGCTAGTTTTGAAATTAAGCGCAACAAGTGGGGCCAAGAAAAACACGTAATCTACGTTGGGGGTTCGCCTTATGAGAGCAATATCGTTTATATCAGAAGCTTTGGTAGCTCCACCACATCTGTACATTTCCTGCACAAGGACTACTTGGGCAACATCCTGGCTATTGTGAGTGAGGGCGGATATCCTGTGGAAAGGAGACATTATGACGCGTGGGGGAAATTAACCAGTCTAAGAATTGCGGGTGGATTATATGACCCAGACAATTATACTGGGGAACTTTTGGTAGATCGCGGATATACGAGCCACGAACTGCTGATGGGGGTACAGCTGATCCATATGAACGGCAGACTGTATGACCCCCTACTACGGAGGTTCCTTAATGCGGACGAGAATATCCAGGACCCCTTTAATACCCAGAATTACAACAAGTATGGCTATGTAATGAATAATCCATTGCTGTATAACGACCCGAGCGGGGAGTTTTGGGTTGCAGGTTTCTTTCTTACTTACATTGGCCCAGCTATATATGCGGCCATTGTAGGAGCAGGAATTGGTGCGGCCATTTATGTTGCAAAGGGATTGTTTACCAATAACTGGAGTTGGGGTGGCTTTGCAAAATCTGTCCTGTTGGGTGCTGTCTCGGGATTTGCTACGGGTGGTTTAGCCAATGTTTTTAGCGCGACAGGTTTTTTTGCCACCACAGGAGTCGGTGCTCTGACGGGCGGACTTGGAGGAGGAATTGACGCACTATTTAATGGCACCGATTTCCTAAAGGGAGTGTTGAGGGGAGCGGCATTTGGGGGTTCAATAGCTGGAATAAGTTGGGGGATTGCTAAAATTGTCAAAGCCGCTACAATAAGTGCAGGGAATCATGAGTACAGACTATCGGATAGTCCAATTAACGATATTGGAAATGGTTCGGAAAATGTTAAATATTCATATGGAACTATTCAGGAATTTCAAGATGCTTATGGAGGTTTAGGGAACTATGGAGTCAGAAATATATATCTAAAAACTCCAGAAGGATATGGTGTTGCTGCTGATGGTCTTTTTTACAAAAAGTCTTGGTGGGATAACCTTTGGGGGTTAGAAAGGAATGTGGCAAAAGGAGAAATTTTAGGAGTAACTTTCCCTTCAAACGATATTTATATGTCGAAAGCTGCGTTTGCTTCCAAGTCTCAATTTGTTGATACGATAACTCACGAGACGGCACATGTCATTCTGCAAAACTCTAAAAGCGCGGCGCTAGCAGCAAGTGGAGTTAGTACAAACATGGGAATGTATGCAAGATATCTTGATAATAATGGTCATGTTTCTATAAGAAAGATGTCGATTGAGTTATTCAACAAGAATCCATGGTTAAAACTTCCATGGCGTATTCCATTATATTATTTTCAAAATTCTCAACCCGCATTGGATAAGTTACTTACCCCTTTAATAAAACCCTTTAATTTTTAA
- a CDS encoding helix-turn-helix domain-containing protein, translating to METIISFSVAQLEQLRREQELLLRRISNGAFPLDETMIVDEVEVAKFLNVTDRTMRTYRKERFFRYIKIRGRILYLKPLLFEDLVRLSMAGERPAHPKRPH from the coding sequence ATGGAGACTATAATATCATTTAGCGTGGCGCAGCTTGAACAATTGCGCAGGGAGCAGGAACTGCTGTTGCGGAGGATTAGCAATGGGGCTTTCCCCCTGGACGAGACGATGATTGTGGACGAGGTGGAGGTAGCCAAATTCCTGAACGTAACCGACCGGACGATGCGCACCTACAGAAAGGAACGCTTCTTCCGCTATATCAAGATCAGGGGACGGATCCTCTATCTGAAGCCGCTTCTTTTTGAGGATTTGGTGCGGCTGAGTATGGCCGGTGAAAGACCCGCCCACCCCAAAAGACCGCATTAA
- a CDS encoding DUF6266 family protein — protein MGKLSNSLLSGSYGRTGRLVVANVGGTEILRHRPRKQGQTTNPRQLLVQQRMREAYSFLTSYKHFATKYFGRKIGMKSPYNMAMANLLNAFELDYTLMQVVPVYGDISFARGSRTQAIATGLTSAAANSFTLQWMDNSGGNPVLQTDRAQILYAAEGENTSVFMENVATRLEGTFTAPLTPDWSGKTVHVWLAFLADDDSAVSNSIYAGSVVVS, from the coding sequence ATGGGAAAATTATCTAACTCACTACTATCCGGCTCCTACGGCCGCACCGGCCGTTTAGTTGTAGCCAACGTGGGAGGTACAGAAATCCTCCGGCACCGCCCCAGAAAGCAGGGGCAGACAACCAACCCCCGACAGCTGCTCGTACAGCAGAGGATGAGGGAGGCGTACAGTTTTCTAACCTCCTACAAGCACTTCGCCACGAAGTACTTTGGAAGAAAGATCGGGATGAAGTCGCCCTACAACATGGCGATGGCGAATCTGCTCAACGCGTTCGAACTCGACTACACACTGATGCAGGTCGTCCCTGTCTATGGCGACATCAGTTTCGCAAGGGGTAGCCGAACGCAGGCAATCGCCACAGGGCTCACTTCCGCTGCTGCAAACTCGTTCACGCTGCAGTGGATGGACAACTCCGGTGGCAACCCTGTCTTGCAGACCGACCGCGCACAGATCCTCTATGCTGCCGAGGGCGAAAACACATCGGTCTTCATGGAGAATGTCGCAACCCGGCTCGAGGGCACCTTTACAGCGCCGCTCACTCCCGACTGGTCCGGAAAGACCGTGCACGTCTGGCTCGCCTTCCTTGCAGACGACGATTCTGCGGTATCCAACTCCATCTATGCGGGCAGCGTGGTGGTAAGTTAG
- a CDS encoding TNT domain-containing protein, whose amino-acid sequence MNLTLKPGSYVDRFGSEGGKFVSPAGIDCGARALPPGSFNNDYYLYKVQCAY is encoded by the coding sequence ATTAATCTCACATTAAAGCCAGGATCGTATGTTGACCGCTTTGGATCAGAAGGTGGAAAATTCGTATCACCAGCAGGAATAGATTGTGGAGCAAGGGCTTTGCCACCAGGAAGTTTTAACAATGATTATTATTTATATAAAGTCCAATGTGCCTATTGA
- a CDS encoding KUP/HAK/KT family potassium transporter — MAEVVEGGRYFDTKKLSAIGVLVSLGIVFGDIGTSPLYVMKAIVNAYKGGGAALHFEEYIEGALSCIIWTLTMQTTIKYVLIALRADNKGEGGILSLYSLVKRLRKKWLYLIAIIGASTLVADSVITPSLTVMSAVEGLKIFSPHTPVVAITLIILFIVFIVQQFGTAFIGKFFGPVMVIWFLTLGVSGSLHIFDHIEILKAFNPYYAYNLITHSPSAIIIMGAVFLCTTGAEALYSDLGHCGKQNIRVSWTFVKIMLILNYLGQGAWLLDNHEQVAQGINPIFGILPEWAILPGVILATAAAIIASQSVITGSFTMFSEAMSVTFWPNQQIDYPSGIKGQMYIPRVNWGLMFMCFVVVLFFKKSEAMEAAYGLTITVTMLMTTVLLFFWLGRIKKFKYFAIAFIVVYLCIELGFFYANVIKFFDGGWLTMVLGGFIAVCMYAWYNGRQIKGKFIKFVKLDKYVSTIKDLKLDESIPKYATNLAFLSRAKREDEIEAKIIYSIMRKQPKRADHYFILNIINQEDPFTFKYTVDEIMPGTIYSVNFLLGFKIDRRINDYFDQVLEDLMEEGVIPSRSPHPSLRAHNIPPDLKYVIIDNTYINDTLLTVKEKITLNIYHFVKYIGSDDFKAWGVSPHNVVVESAPLLDQMGLSKKIQQQHFKYYDS; from the coding sequence ATGGCAGAAGTTGTAGAAGGCGGTCGTTATTTTGATACCAAAAAACTTTCAGCAATAGGAGTTCTCGTCTCGCTTGGAATTGTTTTTGGCGATATCGGTACCTCACCGCTGTATGTAATGAAGGCGATCGTGAATGCTTACAAAGGCGGTGGCGCTGCATTGCATTTCGAAGAGTACATCGAGGGTGCACTTTCCTGCATCATCTGGACATTGACAATGCAGACCACCATTAAATATGTACTGATCGCATTGCGAGCCGACAACAAAGGGGAGGGCGGAATACTTTCTCTGTACTCACTCGTCAAACGGCTTCGAAAAAAATGGCTGTATCTGATTGCGATTATCGGCGCTTCAACATTGGTTGCAGATAGTGTGATCACGCCGTCGCTTACCGTAATGTCGGCGGTGGAAGGTCTCAAAATCTTCAGTCCGCATACTCCTGTTGTAGCGATTACACTGATTATTCTGTTTATCGTTTTTATCGTTCAGCAGTTTGGTACAGCGTTCATCGGGAAGTTTTTCGGTCCCGTGATGGTCATCTGGTTTCTGACACTGGGTGTTTCCGGATCGCTCCACATCTTCGACCATATTGAGATCCTCAAAGCTTTCAATCCATATTACGCATACAATTTGATCACACACTCACCAAGTGCGATCATCATCATGGGTGCGGTTTTCCTGTGTACAACAGGTGCGGAAGCGCTGTATTCCGACCTCGGTCACTGCGGGAAACAAAATATCCGGGTGAGCTGGACTTTCGTTAAAATCATGCTGATCCTCAATTATTTGGGACAGGGAGCGTGGCTGCTTGATAACCACGAGCAGGTTGCGCAGGGAATTAATCCAATCTTTGGGATTCTGCCGGAATGGGCAATTCTTCCGGGGGTAATTTTGGCGACAGCGGCGGCAATTATCGCGAGTCAGTCAGTGATTACGGGTTCTTTCACCATGTTTTCGGAGGCGATGTCGGTCACATTCTGGCCAAACCAGCAGATTGATTATCCTTCAGGAATCAAAGGTCAGATGTATATCCCAAGAGTCAACTGGGGGTTGATGTTCATGTGTTTCGTGGTCGTGCTGTTCTTCAAAAAATCGGAGGCAATGGAAGCAGCTTATGGTTTGACGATAACCGTGACGATGCTGATGACCACGGTCTTGCTCTTCTTCTGGTTGGGAAGAATCAAGAAGTTCAAATATTTTGCGATTGCGTTTATCGTGGTTTATCTGTGTATCGAATTGGGATTCTTCTATGCAAACGTCATCAAGTTTTTCGATGGAGGTTGGCTTACCATGGTTTTGGGCGGATTCATCGCGGTCTGTATGTATGCTTGGTATAACGGTCGCCAAATCAAGGGCAAGTTCATCAAATTTGTAAAGCTGGATAAATACGTTTCTACCATTAAAGATCTAAAGCTCGACGAGAGTATCCCGAAATACGCAACCAATCTCGCTTTCCTGAGCCGTGCAAAACGGGAGGATGAGATCGAGGCGAAAATCATTTACTCCATCATGCGGAAACAGCCGAAAAGGGCAGATCACTATTTCATCCTGAACATCATTAATCAGGAAGATCCGTTCACCTTTAAATATACCGTTGACGAAATTATGCCGGGAACGATTTACAGTGTGAATTTCCTTCTCGGGTTTAAGATTGACCGCAGAATCAACGACTATTTCGACCAGGTTTTGGAAGACTTGATGGAGGAAGGTGTGATTCCGAGCAGAAGTCCACATCCTTCGCTGAGAGCGCACAATATTCCGCCTGATCTGAAATATGTGATTATCGACAATACCTATATCAACGATACTTTGCTTACAGTGAAGGAGAAAATTACGCTGAACATTTACCACTTCGTAAAATATATCGGCAGCGACGACTTCAAAGCGTGGGGAGTTTCACCGCACAATGTCGTGGTTGAATCTGCTCCGTTGCTCGACCAAATGGGACTTTCCAAAAAAATCCAGCAGCAGCATTTCAAGTATTATGATTCGTAA